AGCTGCGAGTGGATTGTGCGAGTTTTTCTTTTTGGTGTTTCGTTCGTATCGATAGGCGCGGTAGCTACCGTGGCACACGCCATGGGTGCGGGTGTTGACTGAGCGGTAGAGGGGCGCTTTTTCATGGTTGGCCTCATTGATTCTTGGACTGCTTGGGTGGTGGGGGCCAGGCGCCTTGGTAGCCGAACGATATTTGATAGTCGAACTGGTCGGGTTCAATCATGTGCTGGAAATACGGCTGAATAATCGTTATCCACTCTGCCATCACGTTGAATACGTCGGCATATATCGCGGTTTCTTCGCCTAAACCCAGTGCTTCAAAAACGCTGTCTGAATCTTCGATATCTGCTGAGTACTCATCCGCTTTCAAGTCATTGCTGTGTGTTTCGTACCATCGCAATCTGATTTTCATAACCATTTTTTGGCTTCCTCTCTATCTGTAAATTCTACGTTTTGGGTCCGCCGGTCCTCGGCGCTCGGCGGTATAAGGATCAAACGCACCGAGGTGTTCCAAGTCACTGTTTCGATAGACTTCCAGCTCACCCTTTTTCGAGTCCCACTCAAATATTTTTCGTCCTTTTGCGTCTATCCATCGTTCACGTAAGCCAGCTCCACCCCTTCTTGGTGTCACGGGCCTTTGGGGAATCAGGCCGGGGAAGCCTGTTATGTCTTCGGCCTTGGGTGCAGGGAAGTAATCATGGTCTGGGTTCTTGAGCCCTTTCCTTGGCTTATTAACCACCACATACAACGGCCGAACGCCCGACTCCACCGGGAACACCAGAATAAAATCCCGATACTCCGGCGGATAAACCGGGTTCACCAAAATCTGCGCAGCCTTCTCGTTCGGCGGGTAAATCCAAATCACCGGCGCCTGCGGCGCAGCCTCCAACGCCGGAGTCCCCAGGGTGTCACCCGGATCAACCGCAGGCGTCCAGATCAGCTCTACCCCTTCACCCAAGTCCGCAACAAACCGATCACCACGGCTTTGGAACTGCACCACATCAATCATCTGCCACTCGGCATTGTTGCCGGTGTAAAACCCATAACCCTTGAGCGTGCCGTCCTCCAACTGCTCAACCTGCAAACGCATTTGCGAGCGTGCCCGCTGCATTGAGCGCAATTGCTCATCGGTGTAGAGCGCGCTATCGCCCAATGCCGATGGCCAGGCCAGCGCCACCAAGCCCGTCAACAATCCACCCACAACCGTCCCGACTGCGGCAGCCGCCGACTCCACCACCGCCGTACGCAAGGCCAATTGGCCCAGGCCCATGGGCAAGGCGCTGCCGCTGATCTTGCGCAAGGAAACTACGCCCTGATCGTCGACCTCGCGCCCACCCAACAGGCAGAAGTGGCCGTACTCCTTAACCAGTTCCAGCGGTACGAAACCAGTGGGGTCAGCGTAGTGGGTGATGCCATCGGGCAGTTGGCAGGGTTTGGTGAAGACGCAGCCGGGAGGCTTGGCGGGCGTAGTCGTTGGGACAGGGGGAGGGTTGAATAGATGGATGGGTGGCGAGTAAGCCCGCCGCACCGGTTGCGGCGTCAGGATTCGCTGTTTGAGTTGTTCTTCTTCGGTGAGGGGGTAGGCGCGTTCTGACATGGCGGGCTCACTTCCTTGTGTGGGGGGAGTGAGCCTATGGGCGTGGGGGCAGTGGCCGGAATCGGACTTTTTCGATGGTCTCCGTGGGAAAAATCAGCTGGTTTCATCGACGACTGGCACGCGTGGCTGTTGCCTTTCAGTCAGAACTTGCCGGTCTTTTTTTGCCTATCGGTCAACCCAACAGTTGCTTGGAAATCAACCGCGAAATTTCAACAATCGACGTCTTCCCCGTGAATTCAAACCTCACTTTCCCCAACGACGAAAAGTAAACCTCCAACTCCGAATCCAGATCAAAGGTCCCGGACGTTTCAACCGAATACGCCACGATATTTTTGTACGGCAGCGACGTGAAGTCCTTCTTGCTGCCGGTAATCCCCTGCACGTTCACCGCGATAATTCGTTTGGTGGTGAACACCACGCCGTCGCGCATGGCCTTGTACGCGTCCACCACTTCTTCGCCGTCCAGCAGCAGGGCGCTTACGCGTTCGGCGTATTCGTTGTTTTGTTTGAGTTTGAAGAAGCCTTTGTTGTTGAAGTCGATCATGTGTCTGCCTTTTTGGGTGTATGCCGTTTTGCTCACGGATCTGTATCTAACGCGCGCATTTTGAACGCCCTACCATGGCGACCAACCTTACAACCTTGGCCAGATGTTTCAACAAACGGAGCCGAACCATGCCTGAGCTGTCCAGCTGGCTTGCCTATGCGCTGATTTCCCTCGGCATGGTGCTCACGCCCGGCCCGAATATGATCTATCTCATTTCGCGCTCGATCTGTCAGGGGCGCACGGCCGGGTTGATTTCGCTAGGCGGCGTGGCGCTGGGTTTTTGGTTTATATGCTGTGCGCGGCCTTGGGGATAACGGCCTTGGTGATGGCGGTGCCGTTTGCGTATGACGCGCTACGTTTCGGGGGCGCGCTGTACCTGATTTACATGGCTTGGCAGGCAGTCAAGCCCGGCGGCCGTTCACCGTTCCAGGTACGAGACTTGCCAGAGGACAGCCCGCGCAAGCTCTTCACGATGGGCCTTGTGACCAACCTGCTGAACCCCAAGGTGGCGGTGATGTATTTGTCGTTGCTGCCTCAGTTCATCGATCCGAACGGCCACGGCAGTGTGCTGGCGCAATCGTTGGTGCTGGGCTTTACGCAGATTTTCATCAGCGTGAGCGTCAACGCGGCGATTGCCACCATGGCGGGCTCCATCGCGGTGTTCTTCGTCACCCGGCCCGGTTGGCAGGTGGTGCAGCGCTGGCTGATGGGCTCTGTACTGATGGGGTTGGCGGTGCGGATGGCGGTGGAAGGGCGGCGGTAGGTTGCCTTACTGGATGTCTTTCAAGTAATCCTTAAGCGTGGCTAACGGTGCGGGCAGTTCGTCGAGTTGATCGACGTTCTGCACGCTTGCGGCCAGCCGCTGCAATTCACGCCCTAGCACGGTATCGACGCCGCCCACCGCGACAAGCGCTTGCCCCACACATTCATCAACTTTCACCAGAATCGCGGCCAGGTCTGCCTGGCGCACCAGCAGGCCAAACACCTCCCTGTCATAGCCCACCATGACCGGGTCATCGCGCAAAATCGGGCTGCCGCCGTCCTGCTCATGCACCAACTTAAGTGCAAAAGCGCCACAGCTTCCAGCGTCAACTCCATGGTCTCGGTTCCTCTGCTTACGGGGGGAGGGCGATGATCACTGTTCTACAGCGCAAAAAACAACCCCTTGCATCAGCGCTCCAAAATCAACGTCACTCGACGATTAGGGACGTGTTCCTGGGCGATGGTGTTGTCAATCAGCGTCTGGGGACCGAGATGATGTTGGCGATGTTTGCCCGTTGTAGTGCTTTGCGTTTCTAATTATTATTGGGAACAATTCTTATTCGTAGGGCTCCTTATGCCTCCGCTTCCCGAGCCCGTCGCCTCACCCCTCAGCGTTGGCTGCCTCTATAGCGCTCACCATGGCTGGATTCAGCGCTGGCTCGCCCGAAAGCTCGGCAACGTCAGCGATGCCGCCGAGTTGGCCCATGATGTGTTTGTTCGGCTCTTAACCCATCCCCGTGAATTTGGCAGCGACGGGCATGCGCGTGCGTATCTCAGTACGTTGTCGCGCAATGTGTGTGGATTTTTTCCGGCGTAAACAGGTAGAGCAAGCGTGGCTTGAGGTGTTGGCGACTCGGCCGCAGGCGTGTGCACCTTCGGAAGAGCACCGTGCGTTGGTGCTGGAAGCGTTGGTGCATTTGCAGGCGATGCTCGATCGGTTGCCGGCAAAGGTGTCCGAGGCGTTCTGCCTGGCCCAGATCGACGGCTTGAGTTACCGCGAGATTGCACAGCGCATCGGCGTGAGTGAGCGCACCGTCACCAAATACATCGGCCAAGCCATGTTCCAGTGCATGGTGCTGGAAGCCGAGTTGGACGGCGCCCTGTCATGAGCACTCAATCCGGTGGCCTTGACCATGCCACCTTGCAACAAGCTGCTGACTGGTATGCACGCCTGAGTGCCGAACCCACGGCCTTGCCATTGCATGAGGCGTGGCGCGAATGGCATGCCAGCAGCGAGATCAATCGCCAGGCGTGGAGCTACGTCGCTCGCGTGGGGCAGCGTTTTGCGCCATTGCAGGTGGATGTGGCAGGTGCCAACAAAACGCTGGAAAACCTGCGGCATTCCCAGCGTTCGCGGCGGCAGGTGTTGCGCGGGTTGTCGGTTGTCATGGGCGGCGCTTTGCTGGGCTGGGGCAGTTGGCAGCAGCGTTGGTTGCCAGGGGCGTGGAACGCGGACTTTCATACGGGGACTGCGGTGTTGGGTGAGCAGCTGTTGGCGGACGGTTCGCGAATCTGGCTTAACAGTGACACGGCACTGGACGTGAATTTCAGCGTCGGGCTGCGTGAATTGAAACTCTACAAGGGCGAAGTCCTGATCAATACCGGTGGTGACCCTCGACCGTTTGTGGTGGATACCCCGCAAGGTCGCCTGCGACCTTTGGGCACGCGGTTCAGCGTACGCGAACAAAATGGCCGCACGCTGCTTAATGTGTATGAAGGCAGCGTGCTGGCGAACTGCGCCGACACTGATCAAGCCCGAATTGTGCAGGCCGGGCAGGGCGTAGCGTTTGATCGTCAAAGCGTGTCGGCGACGCAGCGTGCGCAACCCGGGCGAGAGGCGTGGGCTAATGGCGTGCTGATGGCGAACGATATGCGCCTGGGGACTTTATTGGTGAGCTGGCAAGTTATCGCCAGGGGCATTTGGGGATTGATCCGCAGGTGGCCAATCTTCGCGTGATGGGCACTTATCCCTTGCAGGACACCGATCAGGTGCTGGCCATGTTGGAGCAAGTGCTACCCGTGCGGGTTGAGCGGCGCTTTGCCTGGTGGGTCAACGTGGTACCGCGCTGATTTTTTAATCCGTGCTTCCGGTTTTGGATTTTCATTCGAATTAGAGAAGGACAACGGCTTGATGCCTCCTTCGACCGGAACTGTTTTATGTCCTCATTCTTGCGTAACTCTCCCCAACCGTTGGCCCTGGTAATTGCGTT
The Pseudomonas poae DNA segment above includes these coding regions:
- a CDS encoding cloacin — protein: MVMKIRLRWYETHSNDLKADEYSADIEDSDSVFEALGLGEETAIYADVFNVMAEWITIIQPYFQHMIEPDQFDYQISFGYQGAWPPPPKQSKNQ
- a CDS encoding detoxification yields the protein MSERAYPLTEEEQLKQRILTPQPVRRAYSPPIHLFNPPPVPTTTPAKPPGCVFTKPCQLPDGITHYADPTGFVPLELVKEYGHFCLLGGREVDDQGVVSLRKISGSALPMGLGQLALRTAVVESAAAAVGTVVGGLLTGLVALAWPSALGDSALYTDEQLRSMQRARSQMRLQVEQLEDGTLKGYGFYTGNNAEWQMIDVVQFQSRGDRFVADLGEGVELIWTPAVDPGDTLGTPALEAAPQAPVIWIYPPNEKAAQILVNPVYPPEYRDFILVFPVESGVRPLYVVVNKPRKGLKNPDHDYFPAPKAEDITGFPGLIPQRPVTPRRGGAGLRERWIDAKGRKIFEWDSKKGELEVYRNSDLEHLGAFDPYTAERRGPADPKRRIYR
- a CDS encoding PH domain-containing protein, producing MIDFNNKGFFKLKQNNEYAERVSALLLDGEEVVDAYKAMRDGVVFTTKRIIAVNVQGITGSKKDFTSLPYKNIVAYSVETSGTFDLDSELEVYFSSLGKVRFEFTGKTSIVEISRLISKQLLG